The genomic DNA TGTAAAACTCTTTCAAGTTCGTCGCTCTAAGTAGTATGTAATATCCGATTGAATCGTTACTTTACTTATAGGTTCCTTAGACTTGTCTGTTCTTATGCTGAAAATCATCCCTTTTTGAAGTAAAATCATCGAAACAATTACACAAAGAACAAGTAATTTCTTCTAGGAAAAGCACACATCCATATTAAGATTGTCGCTGCACACGATAAACCAACTTGCGTGGAAGATTGACAGAGCTTCAGCCAAATGCTTCAACTGGTCGTCCAATTTCGACAAAGACAGTGAACTTTGGCAAGAGAAGCCATGTAATCGTCGGACCTAATATGAAATCAAATTTCTGTTTTTTAACGGATACTTTAACTGTTTTTATTAAGAAATGAGTTTTGATTGAAGAACTAAATCTAACCTTTGTCCATAAGGAGACTGGCATGCAGCAACAATATGGAGTTTGGCCCCGTCGGCTTTCTTCTGCACGGGTTAAGATAGCTAGTTAGCAATCACTGATAATTTCTCAGCACCATTGTAGCGTAACATAAGAGATAGTATAGCTAAAAACAATTAATCAATGTATAGGTAACGAAAACGAAGATAACTTGGACGGTTAGTATTTTCTGCAAGTGTTTTGTTTCTATGGCTCAAGAATTTAAAAGGGATGTAAAGTTAACAACACATGATTTCTGACTACAGGATCAATGGAGAACCGTTTCCTGCCGTCTCTAGTTATTGCAGGAACACTCATATTCGGTTGACATACAACATGTGACACCAAAAGgatatcaaaagaaaatgatcatAGTTTGAAGCAAACCTCAGATTCGTAATAAAGTCCGGCGTATAAAGAAGCGTAGAAAAAATCACTCTCACGGCCATTCAAAAACGCAGCAGCAAGCTAGGCATCAACATCAATCAGTTAATTTAGAGGAAAGTCATGAACCACACAACAAGCTCAGATAAGAAATGGTTTGATCAAAGAAGAAAGGTTTCACTCAACACCTTTTCCGGATCACCACCATCTTTAAACATGTTATAGGATTCTCGCATGACAGGTCTTGGATCTCGGCCAACCTGCATTCGATCTAATATATAGTTAGAAGAATTTATTCAACTTTCCGCTCAGTACAACGGAGTAAATAGCACTTCAAATAACGTCTGCCAGTCTATAGTGTGAAGCTTAAAGCCTAATTTAACTTTGTAGCATTGACTTGCCTCAAGAAATCGTTCCCTTGCTTCGTTAACTCCATACAACTGAGCTTCACAGAGAAAGCACCAAATGGACTCCTCTGTATCATTTGGATTCTGCGCAACATCTAACCGAAACTGCTCTGCCCCATCTTCAAACCTGTGTGGAATATATACCCGGTTTAATCCTTGACATGAATCTCAACCAATCAGTtggtaacaaaacaaaagcatatGGAAACAAGAAGTAGTACCTATCAAGATAGTAAAGTGAAAGCCCCCTTTGCCAAAGATCTGATCAGAACAACAGGAAACATTTACTGAAACAATTAAATATCCCCAAAACCGTGATTAGTAACTATAATCAATAGACTTACATGCCTTTTGGCGAGGATCCAACTCAATTGCCTTGTCAAATTCTGCTAGTGAACCTGAAACATCACCCTTAACAAATaacaaagttgaaaactttAATTACCAAACTATGAGAACAGGTTTCAAAAGAAAGTTAGGGTCAATTCGGAATGTTTTTGGAAGGGTAAAGTGTTTTCTGACAATCAGAAAGCCTTTCTGACTACACGTTTgaaagaaaaacttcaaacctctTCCGGGGTGATTGTCTAGTAAACACTTCCAAGTGATTTTCTACAATGCAATTCCAAGTGCTTTCCATGAAGCTATTCCAAGTTCTATCCATGAATCACTTCTATTTGATATTTTATAGCTTGTTCGGGAAAtgcttttaaatgactgaaagaacttttagagaaaataatttttagtGCAAAAAGCACTTGAGTTTATAAAGCACTTCTCTAAAAGagttttcagtcatttaaaaacacttctcaAACGAACCCTTTACTCATTTTTCCATAAAGCACTTGGACACTTCCAAGTGCTGATCAACAAATCACTTGAATTTTCAAAAACATGATTATAATAAAGCACTTGAAACATAAATTCTTTTGAGCAAAAGTGCTACTTACAGGTGTGGAAATCACTTGCCAAAATGTAACAAGGAGTAGAAATTACCTGCCTAAAAAGCACCATCCCGCGTCGAATCGCCGCAACGGCTTCACGGGGATTGTTGCCCCCACTAGTCAAGGCATCCCAGATGCCGGAAACCTTAGGAAGGAAGAGTCTTCTGGTGCTGAAGATTTGCGAGTTAGTAGCAGTGCGACTTCTGAATGTCAATGGCGGCGGCTGGACTCCGTGGCTGTGAACTGTTGAAGTAACAGTGCCAAAGAAGAGTGAGGAATTGTGGGTTTTGGATGAAATGGAAGGGGAAGCCATGGAAATAGGGGGTTTGAGGTTGTGGGTAATCGCCATGGAAGAAGAAAGATGCGACCTTTGATGTGTTCTCGTGAGGAATTTGAAGGTGGAAGTGGAAAATCTGGTGGTTCTTGCAGTTGTTCTGGACTTGCGGTTGGAAGGGAGAGATAAGGCGCCAAAAGCCAACCGAGCGTGATTGCTAGATGACTGTCAACGGtaaaatttttactttttactttaACCGAGTGGTAACTTATTGTTTtgtataataacaaaaaaatttgtattgAGGCAACTTTTTGTTTGCATCTTCATATTcgtaaattaaaattaaaataccgTCTTATTATGAGAGGCTTGTAATTCAAGTAATTAATGGTATTTATCATTGCACATAAGAATCTAAGTTCGATTTAGTCCTTCTATTACATCGATTGTATGTAGAAAAATATGTCAGATTGTCAAGAGAAAATAAAGAGCTCAAACGGTCATCTTAAAGACTAAAATTAGAATATCATCTTATTATGAGATGCTTGTAATTTAAACAATTAATAGTATTTACAACTGCACACAAAAATTTAGGTTTAATTTTATCCTTCTATTATATTGCTTGTATGAAGAAAAATGTATCatctcaagaaaaaaaaaaacctacctAAAACGTTTTACATTTCTATTGCCTTTTATAAAGAAAAGCTCAATAAGACAAAGGAGCACAGCAGAAATTTAGTAGAAACATGTTATTTGAAATCAATTGGAGAATGACTTATACGAGATGTATTAACTGCTAATGTGATACCTTAATATAATAATACAGTATCATGCACAGATTTCTCATCACAGAATATTATATTATTGAATCAAAACGTTATGTGAAGCAAATACATCCCCGCAACTTGAACATTACCTTTTATTATTCTCCTAATTTTCAGTTTCATAATGTTGTCATGATGTTGACTAGAACCAAATAGATGTTGCCTGCATGTTGTCATAATGTTGACCGGACATTCGAAAGAAAGTGTTGTCACATTAACGATATCACCGTCGATTAGGAGTATAAATTACGTGCCTCCCTCCAGGCAATGTCACACCAATTTCAGAGATGAACTTCGATCACTTGCCTGAAGACTGCTGCGCGCACATTTTATCGTTCACGTCTCCGGGCGACGCATGTCGTTCCTCGTTAGTTTCATCGTCTTTTCAGGCCACGGCGGATGCCGATAGTGTGTGGCGGAAATTCTTGCCATCAGACCACAAACAGATTCTATCCAGATTTGTGAGTCCCATAGCTTATTCATCTAGCAAAGATTTGTTTATGAAGTTATGCAGTCCAAACCTAATCGACGGTGGTGATAAGGTAAATTTATCGATCTGTCTTTTGGAATTTTACTTGTCTTAAAACGTAAGCATCATTGTTAAAAATTGTTAAATATAAACGTAATGTTCTTTTGTCATACAGACCAGCAATATTAGATGCTTAAACTGTTATGTGGCAATGTAACACATtctcaaagaaaaattaacctaagagcaagtccacccgTTGTCAAACGGCAAGGGCAAGGGCTTGAAAGATGTCCTTcaatccaaaaaaaataaaaacctttagCGGGCCAAATTGAAGAGGGCAAGTGATGGGCCATGCGAAGCATGCTCAAAAGCCTGAGCAAGTTATGCTCGACCTTGTGCCAAAATGTTGTTTTTGCATTGACAGGCGGGGAAACAAATATGAATTTTGCTGAGTCGTCAAAATTCATATTTGTTCTACCGCCGGTGGATGCACTAGCGgctttaaaaacaaaacttatcTAGATTGAGAATGTCGCTGTGACAATTTATTATCTACAGTATACGTCGCTCTAGGCTTAAGGGGTGTTctataacttatttatgtactaatgatttgattttgattgaaGTCACGTAATTACTTTCTGATTGGTGAACAACACAGATGTTCTTCATAGAGAAATCAACAGGTAAAAAGTGCTACATGTTAAGTGCAAGGGACCTTTCAATTACATGGGGCAGTCATCCACTGTACTGGACCTGGAGACCTTGTCTTGAATCAAGGTTTGCACTCTTTAATTAACCCTAATCTACTTTCAAGAAAGTACAATTTTGAGACCCTCGGTCTAAATTGCACTGTCTTATATGATtaacttaaattaaaataagttaTGGGTCCTTTCGTTTATATACCTTTATGCTTTGACGAAAATCTCATTTCATTCCGTGAAATTGTAACTGTTTAACTTTaccttttgtttttagtttgtgTCTTAAGTCATCCCGTTACGTCAAGTTGATCAGaaaaattgttaattaactTGGCTATTGCGGAACCAGAGTAAAAAACTtggcattttctttgttttagctTCAGTTCTACAAGAGTCAAGTTAACGATTTTCTTGACCACCTTAATAGAATGAgataacttttaaaaatataatgaaAAGCACACGAGACAAAGTCATACAGTTACAAGTTCGGAGTACAAAAGTGAGATTTTCATCGTTGTGCATATAAACACTTACATGAGCCTGAATTCTAAAGGAGCAAATTCAGATTTGCAGAGGTGGCTGAGCTTAGAACAATTTGGTGGCTGGAAATATGTGGCACAACAAATACTCAAATGCTATCACCAAAAACTGCCTATGGGGCCTATCTTATTATAAAGATAGGCAATCGTGCTTACGGGTTAGACACTTTGCCTTCTGAGGTTTCACTTGAAGTTGGTAATTCAAAATCACAAAGTACGATTTACTTGAGCAAACGCAATGATAGTGGGAAGCAAGCCTCATCAGAATACGAACATTTTCCGAAAGCGGTAAGAGCTTCAAGGTGGAGGGTTCTAGACGAAGATCGCGGTGGCGGCCGCAGCGGCGAGCGCGGGGATGGATGGATGGAGGTTGAAATAGGAAGCTTTTACAATGGTGAGTGTGATGAGAAGGATGTAAGGATGAGCCTAAGAGAAGTGAAGGGTGTGCATCTTAAAGGTGGACTTATTGTTGAGGGAATTGAGCTTAGGCCTAAACAATAATGTCACGTGTCATCATGTGAGATGAAATTGCTtaatttaagagtttattcttTTTGTAAGCAATGTTCTTAAGTTCATTTTACTCTAATTTACGAGAGAGACATTGAATTCTTGCATAAAAGAACGGAAAATAAATAAGTCAAACACAACATCGACTTACATTTGCGCTATATAATTGGTAATACGTTTTAAGTTGTATACCCTAACTTGAAAGACTTTGGTTGTCACCGTAATAAAATGATACATTTGGCTTCAATATGTCATTTTTGTAGTGATGGAATATGATTCTTCTACTTTTTGTGAGTGGTTGAATTTGAGAATTAAAGTAGcatatctcatattttttaatgttCATGTTCCAGTAATACGGTCTGATAcacaattgattgattttaatcatcaacaaaaataagaagaaattaacaaccaaatacATGATATTTTATCAAAGATTTTatgataaataaatgaaaaaccgAAACAAAAGAACTTACAAAAATCAAGGATTTTgatttctaaaaataaataaaaaaattaagaaatgttgTATTTTGGGCTCAGATAATATGTGAATCTAGATTATTCCCGGACCACAAAAGGTCTCATAATGAGCTGGGATACACACTGTTCGTCATTgcaataatataataattaaataactggaaaataaaaaagccaaattaccacaaattttaatgattttaaaaaCCAAGTTAATTCAAAATAAACCCTTGAAGTACTTcgagtaaaaaattattttccacttttcaaatattttctttaaaatcgATTTCAGTCATTTCTATGCCTTTTTCTCAAGCGAATCCTCgatcaacacaaataaaaactaaacaaaaaaaatccaaaaaatcaaagaaattaaaaataaaaactaaaataaagatTGATTTTCTGGGCTCAGATATATATGGATAACATTCTACTCCCTGACCACAAAAGGTCTCATAGAGCTGGGATTATCATGGATCAtcattgcaaaaaacaaatataattaaatcgATGAATAAATATGAAGAAATAAAACCACGGACCAGAAAATCtttgaaattgaagaagaaaatggatgGAAGAAAACTGGTAGGTTCTGACGGAAGAGGATGAGACGGCCACAGACGAACTGGAGAGGAGAGACTAGAGAGTAGGGTTTATAGAAGATAGCAAATCATGTTTTCACTAACTTCCGGTTGTGCCCCTGGAGATTGCTTGAATTACAAATTTGTTTTGGATTTGTACAACTGGGCTCATAATTTGAAGCCCAaatttctcttcctctttttagTGTATACAACTATACATGCACCATACACCTATGAAAAGTTGTAAAAAACGCTGAGAGCTAGTCGGACAATGGGTTGGGATCTAATACTTAGACGGATTAggcatatttaattaaatatattatattttgtgaaaataaatgtctgtttatacttaaaatatatatgatttcatcataaattacaaaaataatgacatatatattatgagctattggaacataatgaaaacatggggagcATAATGAAAGCATATGTGTTCCCttaagtatttaacaagtctcttacaatatattgaaaaaataaaatacaaaatgaaaattatctactttttgtctaagtgagttgcaacctaggcggGTCTGAGCGAGCTAGGCGGGTGCCTGGGCGGTCTAGGTACCTTTtctaattttcaaacgcctaggcattaatcaggACGGTGGCCAACCGGCGGTaggcggagatttttagaacattgcacTTACATCGTGGTCTCTAGGTCTCATATGTACTACATATAActagtgtttaaaatatcggttTTGGTAGAAATATTAATATGCAAATTTGTGAAATATCAAtagatatatataatattgataTCGGTTGATTTCGAGTTTCGatggaaatttaaaatgaaagtaTAGATTGTGAAACATTAGTTTGGATGAAATATAAGAGTATAAGAGTTTCTCATATACGTGGTGAGGTCTAAACTTAACCTTCCATTTCCATGTCTTGCTCTGATTTTTTAGatatttctataaaaatatCGACCGTAGGTCCGTATCGAAGAAATTTTACACACTGATTGACCCTTGTTCTTCTCTACAGTTTGATTTGTGACAAAAAACTGAAACTTGTTgatgtgtatgtgtgtatgtaaTAATGTGACACATACAAATAGAAAATAGTTAGGAAGATAAAACAGCAAATAACTCCAAATAAAGTGACACGTACATTTGTGTTCCAACCCTCCGACTACACAAAACAGCAAGAAGACCATCAACAACTTGTCGGCTTAGTTCAAACAAAACAAGTGTGCTTAGGTTTAACTCCAAATAACGAaaacaaactaataaaaaataacctCTTAGACTAAATGAATGCATATGCGTGACAAACTAATTACATGAGCGGATATCTTTGGaatgtttgtaattttttttgtcagagATAATTTTAGACTAAAATAATTACAACAAAGAATATATATCAGTCtaagatattattttgaaaagCATAAAGTGTTCTTTCAATCTTATcacaaaatttgaaagaaaactaataaaaataatttaaaaattttaaattttaaaacaaagtaAATGATAAAGCAAATAGTATCaagatttattttttagtataaaaatatgatttttcgttaaaataaacaatactataaacttttcgttaaaatttttaaaatttaatcgtattaaaaaaagttaaaaaaaagtaGTTTTTTAATCAAATGTAATGATTAAAGCCAACGAATCATCCAAACCCTTATTCTACCTCTTGATCCACACACAGAAAGACAACCATCGAGCTACGCCACCTGTCACAGCCCCTCCCACTTCCactttcttttagtttttggttttgtttgttggaTGGAACAACGACCTTTCCACTTAGAATCCGGATCCACGCCGGATCCTCTTTACGAGGATTTCACGGATATGTGAATTGTATctgtttattatatatcataaggttagaaattattttaaatatttttatttaaaattaaatacaaatagtacttAACAAAAATACAACGATAATGTATAATGAACAAACACAATTCACAGATCCTCACCAAaatgatccggagaggatcctgttggttcCAGaattcggatcctctttgtgaggatttcgaaGATCTGTAAATTAtgtccgttcattgtatatcgtgcggtcataaattattttgaatatttttatttaaaattaaacacaaacagtacgtGACAAAAATTGATTGCTCGATATACGATAAATAGACATGATTTTTAGATCCCAGGATCCTTACCAAAAGATCAAGGGATGATCCTTTTGGTTTCACTCCAGcaaggatcctctttgtaaggatttTGAGTATTCTCTAATTAcatccgttcatcatatatcgtgcggtcaaaaatcattgtaattttttatttaaaattgaatataaacaggaCTTGACAATAACtgaccacacgatatacgatgaacgaatatgattAGAGGATTCCCAAAATCTTTAGAAAAAAGAGGATCCAGCGTGAATCCTCTCTCTGTTCCACTTAACCATCCACTATTTTGCTCCTGTCATGTTTCTTTAAATATTCTCTCTGTTCCTGTTCCTTCTCGGACATAATTAattcaaaaaaccaaaactcCAGCCTCTTGGCTCTCTGATTCGCTCGCAGCTCGCTCTCCCTACCACCTACGACATGTCGTTGAGTACTGGCGGCTCCATGTCCGCGGCGAGCAGCCTCAGCGAGATATCGGATATGGAGACGCTGAAACTCGGATTGGATCTTGTATCGGCCGCCAGGCGAAATATCGGGTTCCTGAGAACGGTGGCCGAGTCTCAGTGGCTTCATCAAAAGGCAACGGCTGTTGAAGCCGTTAGAAGGTCAACTCTTGGGTCCGGGGTTTCGGTGAAGTAGTTGTGTGATCGGACGGTGGATGTTAAAGATTGTTGGGTTGGTGTTTTGCAGGTACAATGACCTCTGGATGCCGTTGGTTTCTGATCTGACGGCGGAGTCAGCGGCGGTTCCTGTGATTCATCCTCCTATAGACATTGAGTGGGTTTGGTTCTGCCACACTCTGAATCCGGTAAGCAAGCTCTGCGTTTAAAGTTTTGTTTGACTGCTGGGAAAGTTAGGATTTATTGGGCTGCTTGTGTAGAAAGCACTTTGCTCACAAGCACTTTTGTTAGAAGCTTGTCCAAATTTATATCAAGAAATCAAAGTGCTTcctttaaaaacaaatgatttTCCCAGAAGGCTTTAATACGAACAAGGAATGTTTTAAGTTCTCTGTCAAACGGAGTTAGAAGAGCTTTTATCTAGTAAGTGCTTTTGTCAGAAGCTAGGTGCTTTTGTCAGAAACATGtcgaaattatatgaaaattgTAAGTGCTTCCCAGAAAAAGGAGCTTTCTCAAAAAGCGCTTATatgaaggagaaatttttttcttttgttcaaaaGCGCAAAGATATGCAGGataaattttcaagttttctaCAATCGAAGTCAAAAGCTGGTTTAGTCGTTCTAGAAGCAGGCGAAACAGACCCTTGATAATACTGTTGGGTTTTCCTGGCAGGTTTCTTACAGGCAATACTGTGaacaaaaattctcaaacttgaTAGGAAAAGCAACCATTTTCAACGAAGAGAACAAAGAGTATGCACTGATGAAGTGCAGAGAAATATGGATTAGAAGGTACCCAAATGAGCCGTTTGAGAACGAAGCTGATTCGGATTCAAATTCAGAAGTGAGGGTTTTGGAGGTAGCCGATGAAGAAGCAGAGCTTTTGGagcaagtgaaaaagaataggTTTTTGTATTCCAAGTTTTTGGAGCCATACAGGTCTGAAATCGTGTATTTGATAGCAGCTAGGCAGAGGTACAAGAGgtttttgttcatggtgcagAGGTCCTCCATTGATTTGGATTCTCCTTTGGTCCCTGCCTCTGATATTATGCTCATGTGGCTCACCCATCAGgtgcttcatctttttcaattttgtttaatatCTCTCTTTATCCTACTAGTAAGTAGTCAGGTAAATTTTTTCCATCGGCATCCCGTTGCAGGAAAGTTCTTCTCGTGTGTGTGTGAAACGAGTTACATGTGACATTTTCAACGGTGCGGTTAGACACAAGTTTATAAGTAGTAAAAACAGTCTGACAACtataatttttattgaaataacACTGTGAAAGCTCAATTGAATCCGTTTGTTATGTTAAAGTTAGGATTGAAAATCAACGCGGTGTTTTGTTGAAGT from Pyrus communis chromosome 17, drPyrComm1.1, whole genome shotgun sequence includes the following:
- the LOC137723594 gene encoding uncharacterized protein, translating into MAITHNLKPPISMASPSISSKTHNSSLFFGTVTSTVHSHGVQPPPLTFRSRTATNSQIFSTRRLFLPKVSGIWDALTSGGNNPREAVAAIRRGMVLFRQGDVSGSLAEFDKAIELDPRQKAYLWQRGLSLYYLDRFEDGAEQFRLDVAQNPNDTEESIWCFLCEAQLYGVNEARERFLEVGRDPRPVMRESYNMFKDGGDPEKLAAAFLNGRESDFFYASLYAGLYYESEKKADGAKLHIVAACQSPYGQRSDDYMASLAKVHCLCRNWTTS
- the LOC137723765 gene encoding F-box protein PP2-B15-like produces the protein MNFDHLPEDCCAHILSFTSPGDACRSSLVSSSFQATADADSVWRKFLPSDHKQILSRFVSPIAYSSSKDLFMKLCSPNLIDGGDKMFFIEKSTGKKCYMLSARDLSITWGSHPLYWTWRPCLESRFAEVAELRTIWWLEICGTTNTQMLSPKTAYGAYLIIKIGNRAYGLDTLPSEVSLEVGNSKSQSTIYLSKRNDSGKQASSEYEHFPKAVRASRWRVLDEDRGGGRSGERGDGWMEVEIGSFYNGECDEKDVRMSLREVKGVHLKGGLIVEGIELRPKQ